A stretch of DNA from Micromonospora peucetia:
GCGCACCAGATCGAGCTGGCCGAGGCCGGCAAGGACGGCAGCAAGCCGTGGACGCTGCGGTCGTACCAGCGGGAGGCCGTGGAGGCGTTCTGGGCCGGCGGCTCGGGGGTCGTGGTGCTGCCCTGCGGCGCCGGCAAGACGCTGGTCGGGGCGGCGGCGATGGCCGAGGCGAAGGCGACCACCCTGATCCTCGTCACGAACACGGTCGCCGGCCGGCAGTGGAAGCGGGAGCTGATCGCCCGCACCTCCCTGACCGAGGAGGAGATCGGGGAATACTCGGGCGAGCGCAAGGAGATCCGCCCGGTCACCATCGCCACGTACCAGGTGCTCACCTCGCGGCGCGGTGGCGCCTTCACCCACCTGGACCTGTTCGGGGCCCGCGACTGGGGTCTGGTCGTCTACGACGAGGTGCACCTGCTGCCCGCGCCGATCTTCCGCTTCACGGCGGACCTCCAGGCCCGCCGCCGGCTGGGCCTCACGGCGACTCTGGTACGCGAGGACGGCCGGGAGGGCGACGTGTTCAGCCTGATCGGCCCGAAGCGGTACGACGCGCCGTGGAAGGACATCGAGTCGCAGGGCTGGATCGCCCCGGCCCAGTGCACCGAGGTACGGGTGACCCTGACCGACGCCGAACGCATGTCGTACGCGACAGCGGAGGCCGAGGAGCGCTACCGGATGGCGGCGACCGCCCGCACGAAGCTACCCGTCGTTAAGGCGCTGGTGGACCGGCACCCGGGCGAACAGGTGCTCGTCATCGGCGGCTACATCGACCAACTGCACCAACTCGGCGAATACCTCGACGCGCCGATCGTGCAGGGGTCCACCACCAACAAGGAACGGGAACGGTTGTTTGACGCGTTCCGCTCCGGCGAGGTGCGAACGCTCGTCATCTCGAAGGTCGGCAACTTCTCCATCGACCTGCC
This window harbors:
- a CDS encoding DNA repair helicase XPB; the protein is MSGGPLIVQSDKTLLLEIDHPDAQTCRMTIAPFAELERSPEHVHTYRLTPLGLWNARAAGHDAEGVVDSLIKYSRYPVPHALLVDVAETMDRYGRLQLANDPAHGLVLRALDRLVLIEVAKSKKLAGMLGAKLDDDTIAVHPSERGRLKQALLKLGWPAEDLAGYVDGEAHQIELAEAGKDGSKPWTLRSYQREAVEAFWAGGSGVVVLPCGAGKTLVGAAAMAEAKATTLILVTNTVAGRQWKRELIARTSLTEEEIGEYSGERKEIRPVTIATYQVLTSRRGGAFTHLDLFGARDWGLVVYDEVHLLPAPIFRFTADLQARRRLGLTATLVREDGREGDVFSLIGPKRYDAPWKDIESQGWIAPAQCTEVRVTLTDAERMSYATAEAEERYRMAATARTKLPVVKALVDRHPGEQVLVIGGYIDQLHQLGEYLDAPIVQGSTTNKERERLFDAFRSGEVRTLVISKVGNFSIDLPEAAVAIQVSGTFGSRQEEAQRLGRVLRPKADGRQAHFYTVVSRDTIDTEYAAHRQRFLAEQGYAYTIVDADDVLGPKLPTVD